One Candidatus Bathyarchaeia archaeon DNA window includes the following coding sequences:
- a CDS encoding histone deacetylase, whose product MNRTCVIYSPRYLDHDTGTYHPESPSRLTRLLEELRRSNVFKEGVCELREPRRALQEEITLVHEKEYYMKVKKIADAGFGALDPDTPVSKGSFEAAVMAAGGVLKACELIMAGEFKNGFALVRPPGHHAGVRGRALGAPTAGFCIFNNVAVAAQSLLKHRSAQRVLVLDLDCHHGNGTQEIFNESEEVMYVSLHQDGKTLYPGTGSLNDIGVGEGEGYKINIPLPPGSCDDVHLMAFEEILVKISSQFKPDFILVSAGFDSHHEDPLTNMGVSIEGFRRMYLEALNMAEELCQGRLVASLEGGYGVKFASSAATAIRVLAGLPVKPVEEFKYSDPGIVEEVKSTLNALKNLLSSYWSL is encoded by the coding sequence ATGAACAGAACCTGCGTCATATACTCTCCCAGGTACTTGGACCATGATACTGGAACCTATCACCCAGAATCTCCGAGTAGGCTAACCCGGTTGCTGGAGGAGTTGCGTCGATCCAACGTTTTCAAAGAAGGGGTATGTGAGCTGCGTGAGCCTCGGAGGGCGTTACAAGAAGAGATCACCCTTGTCCACGAAAAAGAGTATTACATGAAGGTGAAGAAGATCGCGGACGCTGGCTTCGGCGCTCTCGACCCTGATACACCGGTTTCAAAGGGCAGCTTTGAAGCCGCCGTGATGGCGGCGGGAGGAGTGTTGAAGGCATGTGAACTCATAATGGCCGGGGAATTTAAAAATGGGTTCGCGTTGGTAAGGCCTCCTGGGCATCATGCCGGGGTTAGAGGTCGAGCGTTGGGGGCTCCTACAGCCGGCTTCTGCATCTTCAACAACGTAGCTGTTGCAGCTCAAAGTCTCTTGAAGCATCGAAGCGCCCAAAGAGTATTGGTATTGGACCTCGATTGCCATCATGGGAACGGAACCCAAGAGATATTCAACGAAAGCGAAGAGGTCATGTATGTAAGTCTCCATCAAGACGGCAAGACACTTTATCCCGGAACTGGCTCCCTCAACGACATTGGGGTAGGAGAAGGGGAAGGATACAAAATAAACATCCCACTTCCTCCCGGCTCATGCGATGATGTTCACTTAATGGCGTTTGAGGAGATTCTCGTCAAGATTTCATCGCAGTTTAAGCCCGACTTCATCCTCGTGTCAGCTGGATTTGACTCTCATCACGAAGACCCCTTGACGAACATGGGTGTGTCGATTGAAGGGTTCAGGAGAATGTATTTAGAAGCCTTGAACATGGCTGAAGAGCTTTGTCAAGGAAGATTGGTGGCGTCTTTAGAGGGAGGCTACGGCGTAAAGTTCGCATCCTCAGCCGCGACTGCGATAAGAGTGTTAGCCGGCCTACCCGTTAAACCCGTTGAAGAATTTAAGTACAGCGACCCTGGAATCGTTGAGGAGGTTAAATCCACACTAAACGCGTTAAAGAACCTGTTAAGCTCATACTGGAGCCTTTAA
- a CDS encoding radical SAM protein, protein MTVHHCNAGGFQRSDSRYLERLQTEHVRIKLRCAILSLRIQEKVDRLIVYFPSLPHPSSSVGWPHDLFPSFSVTGRWCNLNCLHCSKRLLSTMEEATSPEMLIEKCVELKARGGVGCLVSGGCTSDGKVPLKRFSRALREAKNLGLRIVVHTGLVDVEDVEVLKGSGVDCVSMDVVGSDDTLREIYHLKAKVADLESSLELLKDAGLKITPHILIGLHYGKIRGEWKAVELAVNQEPDALIFIVFTPLRGTAMEDVNPPPLEHVSELIAYGKSKMKDRPVALGCMRPSGLYRDHLDLRAVQTGIDGIAFPSKSVLTGVKDLGIKVIHKPHCCSLIVYDLDFEG, encoded by the coding sequence TTGACCGTTCACCATTGCAACGCCGGTGGATTCCAGAGGTCTGATAGCCGATATCTGGAGAGGCTTCAAACTGAGCATGTGCGAATTAAATTAAGGTGTGCGATTTTGTCTCTAAGGATTCAGGAGAAGGTTGATAGGTTAATCGTTTACTTCCCATCATTGCCTCATCCTTCCTCCAGCGTTGGGTGGCCGCACGACTTATTCCCATCGTTCAGCGTTACGGGTAGATGGTGTAACCTGAATTGCCTGCATTGCTCTAAGAGGCTTCTCTCAACCATGGAGGAGGCTACGTCGCCTGAGATGTTGATAGAGAAATGCGTGGAGTTAAAAGCAAGGGGTGGCGTAGGCTGCTTGGTTAGTGGGGGTTGCACCTCAGATGGTAAGGTCCCCTTGAAACGCTTTTCTAGGGCGTTAAGGGAGGCGAAGAATCTGGGACTAAGGATAGTTGTTCACACGGGGCTAGTGGATGTGGAGGACGTGGAAGTCTTGAAGGGTTCAGGCGTAGACTGCGTTTCCATGGATGTGGTTGGAAGCGATGACACCCTCAGGGAAATATACCACCTTAAAGCTAAGGTAGCTGACCTCGAAAGCTCTTTAGAGCTTTTGAAGGATGCTGGGTTGAAAATCACCCCCCACATTCTTATTGGGCTTCATTACGGGAAGATTCGAGGGGAGTGGAAAGCCGTCGAATTAGCGGTAAACCAAGAACCAGACGCGTTGATATTCATCGTCTTCACACCTCTGAGGGGAACCGCCATGGAGGACGTGAATCCGCCACCCTTGGAGCACGTATCGGAGCTGATAGCTTATGGGAAATCCAAGATGAAGGATAGGCCGGTGGCTTTGGGTTGCATGAGACCTTCCGGGCTTTACCGTGACCATTTGGATCTCAGGGCGGTTCAAACTGGAATCGATGGGATTGCCTTCCCATCAAAATCTGTCTTAACCGGCGTGAAAGACCTTGGAATTAAAGTCATCCATAAACCTCATTGTTGCTCTTTGATCGTGTATGATCTAGATTTCGAGGGTTAA
- a CDS encoding cyclophilin-like fold protein yields the protein MVEMSRKIKVRIYTESTGFVEAELMEEKNPETVKAILAALPLRSKVNRWGDEVYFTIPVSLGEENAQREVEVGDLGYWPEGKCFCIFFGRTPVSDGDKPVAASPVNVFGKVRGDPSIFRKAKRGETIRVEKLDSPN from the coding sequence ATGGTTGAGATGTCGCGAAAAATTAAGGTCAGAATATACACGGAGAGCACCGGATTCGTAGAGGCGGAGCTTATGGAAGAGAAGAATCCTGAAACGGTTAAAGCCATACTCGCCGCGCTTCCCCTTCGGTCGAAGGTGAACAGGTGGGGAGATGAGGTGTACTTCACCATACCTGTTAGCCTTGGGGAGGAAAACGCCCAAAGAGAGGTAGAAGTTGGAGATTTAGGATACTGGCCAGAGGGTAAATGTTTTTGCATCTTCTTTGGAAGAACGCCTGTCAGCGATGGGGATAAACCGGTAGCCGCCAGCCCAGTGAATGTGTTCGGAAAAGTCAGGGGCGACCCATCCATTTTTAGGAAAGCGAAAAGGGGAGAAACAATCCGCGTCGAGAAACTTGACTCCCCAAATTAA